The proteins below come from a single Limnobaculum xujianqingii genomic window:
- a CDS encoding aldo/keto reductase, giving the protein MARQHMRYITLPSGDDVPVFGQGTWFMGERSSDIQREVQTLRHGIERGLSLIDTAEMYADGGAERVVGAAIKGCRDDVFLVSKVLPGNASAQGTIAACEGSLKRMGTEYIDLYLLHWRGHVPLEETVNALEDLVEQGKIGQWGVSNFDVDDLEELMTIVDNERIATNQVLYNLSRRGIEYDLLPWCRSNSMPVMAYSPIEQARLLEHPALVEVAKRHHATPAQIALAWVLRDHNIITIPKASSVEHMIENIGSLSIHLEHEDYVTLDAAFPPPSRKKPLEML; this is encoded by the coding sequence ATGGCCAGACAGCACATGCGTTATATCACTTTGCCTAGCGGGGACGATGTCCCGGTATTTGGTCAGGGTACCTGGTTTATGGGGGAGCGCAGCTCCGATATTCAACGCGAAGTTCAAACCCTGCGTCATGGTATTGAGCGGGGTTTGTCACTGATTGATACCGCAGAGATGTACGCTGATGGTGGTGCCGAACGGGTAGTCGGAGCGGCAATTAAAGGCTGTCGCGACGATGTGTTTCTGGTAAGTAAAGTGCTTCCCGGTAATGCCAGTGCTCAGGGAACTATTGCTGCCTGTGAAGGCAGCTTAAAGCGCATGGGCACAGAGTATATTGACCTCTACCTGCTGCACTGGCGAGGCCATGTTCCACTGGAAGAGACGGTTAACGCTCTGGAAGATTTAGTGGAACAAGGGAAAATTGGCCAATGGGGCGTCAGCAACTTTGATGTCGACGATCTGGAAGAGCTGATGACCATTGTGGACAATGAGCGAATTGCTACCAATCAGGTACTGTATAACCTGTCTCGTAGGGGGATTGAATACGACCTGTTGCCATGGTGTCGCAGTAATAGTATGCCGGTTATGGCCTATTCCCCTATTGAACAGGCTCGCCTGCTGGAGCACCCTGCTCTGGTAGAAGTGGCAAAGCGCCACCATGCCACACCGGCGCAAATAGCTCTGGCCTGGGTATTACGCGACCATAATATTATTACTATTCCGAAGGCTTCCAGCGTTGAACATATGATAGAGAATATTGGTAGTTTAAGTATTCATCTGGAACATGAAGATTACGTTACGCTGGATGCGGCATTCCCGCCGCCATCACGGAAGAAACCTTTAGAAATGCTTTAA
- a CDS encoding BON domain-containing protein, with translation MKIAKSLAALLGAIIMTIAVAGCSPTAKTEGTGGYIDDSVITTKVKAALLGEKTIRSTQITVTTFKGKVQLSGFVRSKDESNAAADVAKTVVGVRSVENDLLVK, from the coding sequence ATGAAGATTGCAAAGTCACTTGCAGCCCTGTTGGGTGCCATTATTATGACCATCGCAGTCGCAGGTTGTTCACCTACGGCGAAAACTGAAGGTACCGGTGGGTATATTGATGACTCAGTGATTACCACTAAAGTAAAAGCCGCGCTTTTAGGTGAAAAAACCATTCGCTCCACCCAAATTACTGTCACTACCTTTAAAGGTAAAGTACAGCTAAGCGGTTTTGTACGCTCTAAAGATGAATCCAACGCAGCTGCAGATGTGGCTAAAACCGTCGTTGGCGTACGTTCTGTAGAAAACGATCTGCTGGTGAAATAG
- the ridA gene encoding 2-iminobutanoate/2-iminopropanoate deaminase, translated as MSHIINTDKAPAAIGPYVQGVDLGSMIITSGQLPIDPKTGAFPEDVAAQARQSLENVKAIVEAAGLKVADIVKTTVFVKDLNDFGTVNAAYEAFFKENNAPSFPARSCVEVARLPKDAKVEIEVIAVRR; from the coding sequence ATGTCCCACATTATTAATACTGACAAAGCACCAGCGGCAATTGGTCCATACGTACAGGGCGTAGATTTAGGCAGTATGATTATCACTTCTGGTCAGCTTCCTATTGATCCTAAGACAGGTGCTTTTCCTGAGGATGTAGCCGCTCAGGCGCGTCAGTCTTTAGAAAACGTGAAAGCGATTGTTGAAGCAGCAGGCCTGAAAGTGGCTGATATTGTAAAGACTACCGTATTCGTTAAAGATTTAAATGACTTCGGCACGGTTAATGCGGCGTATGAGGCCTTCTTTAAAGAGAATAATGCACCATCATTCCCGGCGCGTTCTTGTGTGGAAGTGGCCCGTTTACCAAAAGATGCAAAAGTAGAAATCGAAGTTATTGCGGTTCGTCGTTAA
- a CDS encoding YhcH/YjgK/YiaL family protein, whose translation MITGNIHHLELVPYLPAKLKQAIEYIKSNITNDTPLGKHDIDGNNIFVLISNDSTDELQNRRAEYHERYLDIQIVLKGEEGMVFSNLPAGTPTDNWLADKDIAFLPAGEQERQMIMQEGDFIVFYPGEVHKPLCAVGKPAHVRKAVVKMLVSAL comes from the coding sequence ATGATCACCGGAAACATCCACCATTTAGAACTTGTCCCTTACCTGCCAGCCAAGCTGAAACAGGCTATCGAATACATTAAAAGCAACATCACTAACGATACGCCATTAGGTAAACATGACATCGATGGCAATAATATATTTGTACTGATTTCCAACGATAGCACCGATGAGCTACAGAACCGCCGCGCTGAGTATCATGAACGCTATCTGGATATTCAGATCGTACTGAAAGGTGAAGAAGGCATGGTATTCAGTAACCTGCCAGCAGGTACACCTACAGATAACTGGCTGGCAGATAAAGACATCGCCTTTTTACCTGCTGGCGAACAGGAAAGACAAATGATTATGCAGGAAGGTGACTTTATCGTTTTCTACCCGGGTGAAGTACACAAACCCCTGTGCGCCGTTGGCAAACCTGCTCATGTGCGTAAAGCGGTAGTTAAAATGTTGGTGAGTGCACTGTAA
- the rraB gene encoding ribonuclease E inhibitor RraB, whose translation MANDELSILLEEQREETRLIIEELLEDGSDPDALYAIEHHFSAEDFDTLEKAAVEAFKLGYEVTEPEELEVEDGLIVLCCDVISEVSLNADIIDKQVEQLIKLADRYDINYDGWGTYFEDPNGSDDDEDDGEYPMDEDDNGTRH comes from the coding sequence ATGGCTAACGACGAACTAAGTATCCTGCTGGAAGAACAACGCGAAGAAACTCGCCTGATTATCGAAGAGCTGCTGGAAGATGGCAGCGACCCTGATGCACTGTACGCTATCGAGCACCATTTCTCTGCGGAAGATTTCGATACCCTGGAAAAAGCCGCAGTCGAAGCGTTTAAACTCGGTTATGAAGTTACCGAACCGGAAGAATTAGAAGTAGAAGATGGCTTAATCGTTCTTTGTTGTGACGTGATCAGTGAAGTTTCCCTCAACGCTGATATCATTGATAAACAAGTTGAACAGCTGATTAAGCTGGCGGATCGCTACGATATCAATTACGACGGTTGGGGCACCTATTTCGAAGATCCTAACGGTAGCGATGATGATGAGGACGACGGCGAATATCCTATGGATGAGGATGATAACGGAACACGCCATTAA
- the prfC gene encoding peptide chain release factor 3, whose translation MKDTSRAAEIACRRTFAIISHPDAGKTTITEKVLLFGQAIQTAGTVKGRGSNQHAKSDWMEMEKQRGISITTSVMQFPYKECLVNLLDTPGHEDFSEDTYRTLTAVDCCLMVIDAAKGVEDRTRKLMEVTRLRDTPILTFMNKLDRDIRDPMELLDEVESELKIMCSPITWPIGCGKLFKGVYHLYKDETYLYQSGKGHTIQEVRIVKGLNNPELDAAVGEDLAAQLREELELVQGASHEFELDAFLAGELTPVFFGTALGNFGVDHMLDGLVDWAPAPMPRKTDVREVSATEEKFSGFVFKIQANMDPKHRDRVAFMRVVSGTYEKGMKLRQVRLGKDVVISDALTFMAGDRSHVEEAYPGDIIGLHNHGTIQIGDTFTQGEDMKFTGIPNFAPELFRRIRLKDPLKQKQLLKGLVQLSEEGAVQVFRPIANNDLIVGAVGVLQFDVVVARLKSEYNVEAIYESVNVSTARWIECSDAKKMEEFKRKNELNVALDGGENLSYIAPTMVNLNLTQERYPDIVFRKTREH comes from the coding sequence ATGAAAGATACGTCAAGAGCTGCAGAGATCGCGTGCCGACGCACGTTTGCGATTATTTCTCACCCCGATGCGGGTAAAACAACCATCACTGAAAAAGTTCTGTTGTTTGGACAGGCGATTCAGACTGCCGGTACGGTGAAAGGGCGTGGTTCTAACCAACATGCCAAGTCCGACTGGATGGAGATGGAAAAGCAGCGTGGTATTTCGATTACGACGTCGGTGATGCAATTTCCTTATAAAGAGTGTCTGGTAAATCTGTTAGATACCCCGGGACATGAAGACTTCTCTGAAGATACCTACCGTACGTTAACCGCCGTTGACTGCTGTCTGATGGTTATTGATGCGGCAAAAGGGGTAGAAGACCGTACCCGTAAGCTAATGGAAGTTACTCGCCTGCGCGATACGCCAATTTTAACCTTTATGAACAAGCTGGACCGGGATATTCGCGATCCCATGGAGCTGCTGGATGAGGTAGAGAGTGAACTGAAAATTATGTGTTCACCAATTACCTGGCCAATTGGCTGCGGTAAGCTGTTTAAAGGGGTTTATCATTTATATAAAGACGAAACCTACCTGTATCAAAGCGGTAAAGGCCATACCATTCAGGAAGTCCGTATTGTGAAAGGGTTGAATAACCCTGAACTGGATGCAGCGGTGGGCGAAGATTTAGCCGCACAACTGCGCGAAGAACTGGAGCTGGTGCAAGGGGCTTCTCATGAATTTGAACTGGATGCTTTCCTGGCGGGTGAACTGACACCGGTATTTTTCGGTACCGCATTGGGTAACTTTGGTGTGGATCATATGCTGGATGGTCTGGTTGACTGGGCTCCGGCACCAATGCCGCGCAAAACTGATGTGCGTGAAGTTTCTGCTACAGAAGAGAAATTTTCCGGTTTTGTATTTAAAATTCAGGCCAATATGGACCCGAAACACCGTGACCGCGTGGCCTTTATGCGTGTGGTGTCAGGTACTTATGAGAAAGGAATGAAACTGCGTCAGGTGCGGTTGGGCAAAGATGTGGTTATCTCTGATGCTCTGACTTTTATGGCTGGTGACCGTTCTCATGTGGAAGAGGCTTATCCGGGCGATATTATTGGCCTGCATAACCACGGTACCATTCAAATCGGTGATACCTTCACTCAGGGTGAGGATATGAAATTCACCGGTATTCCAAACTTTGCGCCAGAGCTGTTCCGCCGTATTCGCCTGAAAGATCCACTGAAACAGAAGCAGTTGTTGAAAGGGCTGGTACAACTTTCAGAAGAGGGTGCGGTTCAGGTATTCCGACCAATCGCTAATAATGATCTGATTGTTGGTGCGGTTGGGGTACTTCAGTTTGATGTGGTAGTGGCTCGCCTGAAGAGTGAATATAACGTAGAAGCGATTTATGAATCGGTGAACGTTTCTACTGCCCGCTGGATTGAATGCAGTGATGCGAAAAAGATGGAAGAGTTTAAGCGTAAAAATGAGCTGAATGTGGCTTTAGATGGTGGTGAGAACTTAAGTTATATCGCACCAACTATGGTTAACCTGAATCTGACTCAAGAGCGTTATCCGGACATTGTGTTCCGTAAAACACGTGAGCATTAA
- the osmY gene encoding molecular chaperone OsmY, whose translation MKNVPLARSFIAIVLSTVVVSGSAWAEETVATKAENAVEKVSTSIDKSVDKVGSSIDNSMKKVDNFMGDSTITAKVKSALLDHKSIESTHISVETTGGVVTLSGFVTSTEQMTQANEVVEKVEGVKSVSNKLQVQEDKSGTVEGYVSDSAITSEVKAKFLADKIVPSRKIKVETSEGVVLLTGNVDKAAQAKQAESIAKQVKGVKTVKNDLVVKH comes from the coding sequence ATGAAAAATGTACCCTTAGCACGTTCTTTTATCGCCATAGTATTAAGTACGGTAGTTGTCAGCGGGAGCGCATGGGCTGAAGAAACCGTGGCAACTAAGGCCGAAAATGCCGTTGAAAAAGTCAGTACATCCATTGATAAGTCGGTTGATAAAGTAGGTTCCTCTATCGATAACTCGATGAAGAAAGTCGATAACTTTATGGGCGACAGCACCATTACGGCAAAAGTAAAAAGTGCGTTGTTAGATCATAAAAGTATTGAAAGTACACATATCTCAGTTGAAACCACCGGTGGTGTCGTCACCCTGAGTGGTTTTGTTACCAGCACCGAACAGATGACCCAGGCCAATGAAGTGGTAGAAAAGGTCGAAGGGGTGAAATCTGTTAGTAACAAACTTCAGGTACAAGAAGATAAAAGCGGTACGGTAGAGGGCTATGTGAGTGACTCTGCTATTACCAGCGAAGTTAAAGCCAAATTCCTGGCAGATAAAATCGTCCCATCTCGAAAAATCAAAGTTGAAACCAGTGAAGGGGTGGTATTACTGACCGGTAATGTTGATAAAGCGGCTCAGGCTAAACAGGCCGAAAGTATTGCTAAACAAGTAAAAGGCGTTAAAACCGTGAAAAACGATTTGGTTGTAAAACACTAA
- the argF gene encoding ornithine carbamoyltransferase: protein MPQFYQRHLLRLLDFSPNEIAALLALSAKLKKDKKSGIEQPLLNGKNIALIFEKDSTRTRCAFEVAAFDQGARVTYLGPSGSQIGHKESIKDTARVLGRMYDGIQYRGFGQKIVETLAEFSGVPVWNGLTDEFHPTQILADLLTMQEHSPQKSLSQIKFAYLGDARNNMGNSLLEGAALMGMDIRLVAPKACWPQESLVESCQAIAKKTGARITLTENVAQGVEGVDYLYTDVWVSMGEPKEVWKERIALLKPYQVNQAMIELTHNPQVKFLHCLPAFHDDQTVMGKQMAEQYGLHGGMEVTDEVFESVHSVVFDQAENRMHSIKAVMVATLAVSY, encoded by the coding sequence ATGCCTCAGTTTTACCAGCGTCATCTGCTTCGGTTACTTGATTTTAGTCCAAATGAAATTGCCGCATTGCTGGCTTTGTCCGCCAAACTAAAAAAAGATAAAAAAAGTGGAATTGAGCAGCCGTTGCTAAACGGTAAGAACATTGCCTTAATCTTTGAGAAGGACTCCACGCGTACGCGCTGCGCTTTTGAAGTCGCTGCTTTCGATCAGGGTGCAAGAGTGACTTATCTTGGTCCAAGCGGTAGTCAGATTGGGCATAAAGAATCGATTAAAGACACCGCCCGGGTATTAGGGCGTATGTATGATGGTATTCAATATCGCGGTTTTGGTCAGAAGATTGTTGAGACGTTAGCTGAATTCTCCGGCGTCCCGGTATGGAACGGTCTGACGGATGAATTTCATCCCACACAGATTTTGGCCGATTTATTGACCATGCAGGAACATTCCCCGCAAAAATCCTTGTCCCAGATTAAATTCGCTTATTTAGGGGATGCCCGTAACAATATGGGAAATTCCCTGCTGGAAGGGGCCGCGCTGATGGGAATGGATATCCGTCTGGTGGCACCAAAAGCCTGCTGGCCACAGGAGTCACTGGTGGAGAGCTGTCAGGCAATTGCTAAAAAGACCGGAGCCCGTATTACCCTGACGGAAAATGTCGCTCAGGGAGTTGAAGGGGTTGATTACCTGTATACCGATGTTTGGGTGTCGATGGGTGAGCCAAAAGAGGTATGGAAAGAGCGTATTGCTTTACTCAAGCCTTATCAGGTTAATCAGGCTATGATTGAGCTAACGCATAACCCACAGGTGAAATTTCTCCACTGCCTGCCTGCGTTTCATGATGACCAAACCGTAATGGGCAAACAGATGGCAGAACAGTATGGATTGCACGGCGGTATGGAAGTCACGGACGAGGTGTTTGAATCGGTGCATAGTGTGGTGTTTGATCAGGCGGAGAATCGGATGCATAGCATTAAAGCGGTGATGGTGGCGACATTAGCAGTATCGTATTAA
- the rsmC gene encoding 16S rRNA (guanine(1207)-N(2))-methyltransferase RsmC, protein MSAFCPASEVMLRHTDEFTERRVLFAGDLQDDLPCQFEAKEVRVHCSQYHHWRQLARTLGEKAQFSLLPPPELVDGCDTLVFYWPKSKQEAQFQLNALLSQLPVGTDLFIVGENRSGVRSAETLLADFGPIAKIDSARRCSLYHFRSERQAQFDVSQWWDEYQVDDVIVKTLPGVFSRDGFDVGSQLLLSALENIKGKVLDVGCGAGVLSAILAHENPDLTLTLSDVNAAALESSKATISANGLQGKVIASDVFSDIEGRFDFIISNPPFHDGLQTNLTAAESLIRGATKHLQLGGRLCIVANAFLPYPDLLDATFGSHEVLAQTGRFKVYQSIMGRPSAAPKDKKTANKR, encoded by the coding sequence ATGTCCGCTTTTTGCCCGGCCAGTGAAGTAATGCTGCGCCATACCGATGAGTTTACCGAACGCCGCGTACTGTTTGCCGGCGATCTGCAAGACGATCTTCCTTGTCAATTTGAGGCAAAGGAAGTTCGGGTTCACTGTTCTCAGTACCATCACTGGCGCCAACTCGCTCGTACTTTGGGCGAAAAAGCCCAGTTCAGCTTACTGCCACCACCTGAACTGGTTGATGGCTGCGATACTCTGGTTTTCTACTGGCCTAAAAGCAAGCAGGAAGCACAGTTTCAATTAAATGCCCTGCTCAGCCAGTTACCTGTTGGTACTGACCTGTTTATCGTTGGTGAAAACCGCAGTGGCGTGCGCAGCGCCGAAACCCTGTTAGCCGATTTTGGTCCAATCGCTAAAATTGACAGCGCTCGTCGCTGTAGCCTCTATCACTTCCGTTCAGAACGTCAGGCGCAGTTTGATGTCTCTCAATGGTGGGATGAGTATCAGGTTGATGATGTGATAGTAAAAACATTGCCGGGCGTATTTAGCCGCGATGGGTTTGATGTGGGTAGTCAGTTACTGCTTTCGGCATTGGAAAATATAAAAGGCAAAGTGCTGGACGTAGGTTGCGGTGCCGGTGTGTTATCCGCGATTCTTGCTCATGAAAATCCGGACCTTACTCTAACGCTAAGCGATGTTAACGCAGCTGCACTTGAATCCAGCAAAGCAACTATCAGCGCCAATGGATTACAGGGCAAAGTGATTGCCAGCGATGTGTTCTCCGATATTGAAGGTCGCTTTGACTTTATTATCTCTAACCCGCCGTTTCATGATGGATTACAAACCAATCTGACCGCCGCGGAATCGCTGATCCGTGGTGCAACAAAACATCTGCAGTTAGGCGGTCGTTTGTGTATTGTCGCTAACGCCTTCCTGCCTTACCCGGACCTTCTGGACGCTACCTTTGGCAGCCATGAAGTATTGGCTCAAACCGGACGCTTTAAAGTCTATCAATCCATCATGGGTCGTCCGTCCGCAGCACCGAAAGATAAAAAAACCGCAAATAAACGATAA
- the rimI gene encoding ribosomal protein S18-alanine N-acetyltransferase: MNTISFLKPDDLPVVWQIEQASHAFPWTEKTLHSNQGDRYLNLTLSVDNTIAAFAITQVVLDEATLFNIAVHPDFQRRGVGRELLQHLIDELIQRDVMTLWLEVRASNLAAIELYRAFDFNEVTVRKGYYPAADGREDAVIMALTL, translated from the coding sequence ATGAATACCATTTCCTTCCTCAAGCCGGATGATTTACCGGTCGTCTGGCAAATTGAACAGGCGAGCCATGCTTTTCCCTGGACAGAAAAAACGCTACACAGTAATCAGGGAGACCGATACCTGAATCTGACGTTAAGCGTAGATAATACTATTGCTGCTTTTGCTATCACCCAAGTGGTGCTGGATGAAGCGACTCTCTTCAATATTGCCGTTCATCCCGATTTTCAGCGTCGAGGCGTGGGACGGGAGCTGTTGCAACATCTGATTGATGAGTTAATTCAACGGGACGTCATGACGCTGTGGCTGGAAGTTCGGGCATCCAATCTGGCTGCTATTGAGTTGTATCGTGCTTTTGATTTTAATGAAGTGACGGTAAGAAAAGGCTATTACCCGGCAGCAGATGGTCGGGAAGATGCGGTGATTATGGCGTTAACGCTGTAG
- a CDS encoding DNA polymerase III subunit psi, protein MTTSRRDWQLEQMGIRQYQLRRPAALQGEVAMVLPANLKVILLAETLPVLSSPLMQDILRAMLLSVEQIYCLTPEQAMMVPEDTRCVFWLMDIEQCPDLPAALAELPVLSTPALPELADNPEAKRTLWQQICRDEYHFLPQAG, encoded by the coding sequence ATGACGACATCACGGCGTGACTGGCAACTGGAGCAAATGGGCATCAGGCAGTATCAACTGAGGCGTCCGGCTGCACTGCAGGGAGAAGTTGCCATGGTTTTGCCTGCTAACCTTAAAGTGATTTTGTTAGCAGAAACGTTACCTGTGCTGTCTTCTCCATTGATGCAGGATATTTTACGCGCCATGTTGCTTTCGGTGGAACAGATTTATTGTCTGACACCCGAACAGGCCATGATGGTGCCGGAAGATACTCGTTGTGTATTCTGGCTGATGGACATTGAACAATGTCCTGATTTACCAGCAGCATTGGCAGAGTTACCGGTCTTAAGCACCCCAGCACTGCCTGAACTGGCGGATAATCCTGAAGCAAAACGTACCTTATGGCAGCAGATTTGTCGCGATGAATACCATTTCCTTCCTCAAGCCGGATGA
- a CDS encoding Gfo/Idh/MocA family protein has protein sequence MIRFAVIGTNWITQRFIDAAHATGKLKLTAVYSRSLESARAFAEPNQITLLFDDLQALAESPEIDAVYIASPNSFHYSQALLMLQHHKHVMCEKPLASHIQEVETLIDCASKHQVVLFEGFKTAWLPNFILLQQMLLRIGKVRKVFINYCQYSSRYQRYLDGENPNTFNPAFSNGSIMDIGYYCLASAISLFGEPKGLDASAGLLDSGVDGHGTVWMNYGYFDVVLFHSKVSNSNIPSEIQGEDGTLIIEKISECQKIIFTPRGGQPEDISLPQHENTMFYEASVFAGLIERQCIDHTGIPVSRSTSRILTEIRALIGVKFPADTPSGLSH, from the coding sequence ATGATTCGATTTGCTGTTATTGGAACCAACTGGATTACCCAACGTTTTATTGATGCTGCACATGCTACCGGAAAGTTGAAACTCACTGCGGTGTATTCCCGCTCACTGGAAAGTGCACGCGCCTTTGCTGAACCTAATCAGATAACACTGCTGTTTGACGATCTTCAGGCTCTGGCCGAAAGCCCTGAGATTGATGCGGTATATATTGCCAGCCCCAATTCCTTTCACTATTCACAAGCGCTACTCATGCTACAACACCATAAGCATGTGATGTGCGAAAAACCTCTGGCTTCACATATTCAGGAAGTAGAAACCTTAATCGATTGCGCCAGTAAACATCAGGTGGTGCTATTCGAAGGGTTTAAAACTGCCTGGTTACCTAACTTCATTCTGTTACAACAAATGCTGCTGCGTATTGGCAAAGTACGTAAGGTATTTATTAACTACTGCCAGTATTCCTCCCGTTACCAGCGTTATCTGGACGGTGAGAACCCTAATACCTTTAATCCTGCTTTTTCCAACGGCTCAATTATGGATATTGGCTACTACTGCCTCGCCAGCGCCATTAGCCTGTTTGGGGAACCTAAAGGGCTGGATGCCAGCGCGGGATTACTGGACTCCGGAGTGGATGGACATGGAACGGTTTGGATGAACTATGGTTATTTTGATGTAGTTCTGTTTCATTCCAAAGTGAGTAATTCAAATATTCCCAGTGAAATACAGGGAGAAGACGGTACGTTGATAATCGAAAAAATATCTGAATGTCAGAAGATTATCTTTACCCCACGAGGCGGTCAGCCAGAAGATATCTCTTTGCCACAGCATGAAAATACCATGTTCTATGAAGCCAGCGTATTTGCCGGGCTGATTGAACGACAGTGTATTGACCACACAGGCATTCCTGTGTCACGCAGCACATCTCGCATACTGACAGAGATACGTGCACTTATCGGTGTGAAATTTCCTGCTGACACCCCGTCAGGGCTGTCTCATTGA